ACAACCAGCGGGTGGGGGTCCTGGTGGAGCTCAACTGCGAGACGGACTTCGTGGCTCGGAACGAGCTCTTCCAGAACCTGGCCAGGGACCTCGCCATGCACATCGCCATGATGAACCCTCGCTACGTCTCCGCCGAGGAGATCCCCGCCGAGGAGCTGGAAAAAGAGCGGCAGATCTACATCCAGGCTGCCCTGAACGAGGGGAAGCCCCAGCAGATCGCCGAGAAGATCGCCGAAGGCCGCCTCAAGAAGTACCTGGAGGAGGTGGTCCTGCTGGAGCAGCCCTTCGTCAAGGACGACAAGGTCAAGGTGAAGGAGCTCATCCAGCAGGCCATCGCCAAGATCGGCGAGAACATCGTGGTCCGACGCTTCTGCCGCTTTGAGCTGGGGGCGTAAGCCATGAAGGCGCACCGGGGCCCGGCGTTTCGGGGCCCCGGTTTTCCATGAAGCCATGAAGTACAAGCGGGTTCTCCTGAAGCTCTCCGGCGAGTTCCTGACCCGAAACGGCTTCGGCATAGAGCCCGAGGCCACCCAGGCCCTGGCCCGGGAGATCAAGGCCGCCTACGACACCGGGGTCCAGCTCGCCATCGTCATCGGGGCGGGCAACCTCTGGCGGGGCGCCCGCCAGGGGGTGGGGATGGACCGGGCCACCGCCGACTACATCGGCATGCTGGCCACCATCATGAACGCCCTCGCCCTCCAAGACGCCCTGGAATCCCTGGGCGTCCCCACCCGGGTCCAGACCGCCCTCACCATCCCCCAGGTGGCCGAGCCCTACATCCGCCGCAGGGCCCTCCGCCACCTGGAGAAGGAGCGGATCGTGATCTTCGGCGGGGGGACGGGCAACCCCTTCTTCTCCACGGACACCGCCGCCGCCCTCCGCGCCCTGGAGGTAGGGGCCGAGGTGGTCCTCATGGCCAAAAACAAGGTGGACGGGGTCTACTCCGACGACCCCCGCAAGAACCCCGAGGCGGTGCGCTTTGACGAGCTCACCTACCTGGAGGTCCTGAACCGGGGCCTCCAGGTGATGGACACCACCGCCATCACCCTGTGCATGGAGGCGGGGCTTCCCATCGTGGTCTTTGACATCTTCAAACCCGGCGCCCTGGTGGGTATTATCCAGGGGGAAAAAGTGGGCACCCTCATCCACTAGAAAGGAGGCGGTATGACCCTGAAGGAGCTTTACGCGGAAACCCGAAGCCACATGCAAAAGAGCCTCGAGGTCCTGGAGCACAACCTGGCGGGCCTCCGCACCGGCCGCGCCAACCCCGCCCTCCTCTTGCACCTGAAGGTGGAGTACTACGGCACCCACGTCCCCCTGAACCAGATCGCCACCGTAACCGCCCCCGACCCCAGGACCCTGGTGGTCCAGTCCTGGGACCAGAACGCCCTCAAGGCCATAGAGAAGGCCATCCGGGACTCGGACCTGGGCCTGAACCCCAGCAACAAGGGGGACGCCCTCTACATCAACATCCCGCCCCTCACGGAGGAAAGGCGCAAAGACCTGGTGCGGGCGGTGCGGCAGTACGCCGAGGAGGGGCGGGTGGCCATCCGCAACATCCGCCGCGAGGCCTTGGACAAGCTGAAGAAGCTGGCCAAGGAGCTCCACCTCTCCGAGGACGAGACCAAGCGGGCGGAGGCGGAGATCCAGAAGATCACCGACGAGTTCATCGCCAAGGCCGACCAGCTGGCGGAGAAGAAGGAGCAGGAGATCCTGGGCTGACCCCGGCATGCCGCGCTCCCTCTTGCCCAAGGGGGAGGAATGACGGACCACCTCCCCACCCGCGTCTTCTCCGCCCTGGCCGGGGCCCTTCTCCTCCTCCTCGTCCTTTTGGGGGGGATCCCCCTCATCCTCCCCACCCTCCTCTTCGTCCACTGGCTCGGCACCCGGGAGCTCGCGGAGATGCTGGCGAGGAGGGGGATCGCCCTCAACACCCCCCTCCTGCTCGCGGGAGGGGTTTTGGTCTTCCTCTTTTCTTTACCCCAGCTCTACTGGCACTTCCCCCAAGTACCCTGGCGGGAGGTGGCCCTGGGCCTCTTCCTCCTCGCCAG
This region of Thermus thermophilus genomic DNA includes:
- the pyrH gene encoding UMP kinase, which encodes MKYKRVLLKLSGEFLTRNGFGIEPEATQALAREIKAAYDTGVQLAIVIGAGNLWRGARQGVGMDRATADYIGMLATIMNALALQDALESLGVPTRVQTALTIPQVAEPYIRRRALRHLEKERIVIFGGGTGNPFFSTDTAAALRALEVGAEVVLMAKNKVDGVYSDDPRKNPEAVRFDELTYLEVLNRGLQVMDTTAITLCMEAGLPIVVFDIFKPGALVGIIQGEKVGTLIH
- the tsf gene encoding translation elongation factor Ts; the protein is MSQTELIKKLREATGAGMMDVKRALEDAGWDEEKAVQLLRERGAMKAAKKADREAREGIIGHYIHHNQRVGVLVELNCETDFVARNELFQNLARDLAMHIAMMNPRYVSAEEIPAEELEKERQIYIQAALNEGKPQQIAEKIAEGRLKKYLEEVVLLEQPFVKDDKVKVKELIQQAIAKIGENIVVRRFCRFELGA
- the frr gene encoding ribosome recycling factor gives rise to the protein MTLKELYAETRSHMQKSLEVLEHNLAGLRTGRANPALLLHLKVEYYGTHVPLNQIATVTAPDPRTLVVQSWDQNALKAIEKAIRDSDLGLNPSNKGDALYINIPPLTEERRKDLVRAVRQYAEEGRVAIRNIRREALDKLKKLAKELHLSEDETKRAEAEIQKITDEFIAKADQLAEKKEQEILG